AGATGTGTTACCAAAAAGCCTATTAGAATAAATATGGTTCCATCTCAAAGTAGCCGTTGAATTTCCCCAATCGAAACCAAAAGCATTTTTCACATACAAACGGTCACGACCAAAATATCCGGAAACAAAAATTGTATTTCTGTCGTTGATGATAAAATTGGTTTTAGCATTAAAATCATAAAAATAAAGCTTATTACCACGCAAGGTTGAGTCTGGTGAAAGCGCTAAAAACATATCTGCATAAGTTCTTCTTCCACTCAGCATAAACGAACTTTTACCTTTAGAAATAGGTCCCTCTACCTTCAATTTAGAGGAAATCAAACCTATACCTCCTTCAAAAGTATAATCGTTTTTATTTCCGTCATTCATTCTAATATCCAACACAGAAGCTAATCTACCACCATATTGGGCCGGCATGCCTCCTTTATAAACCGTAACATCCTTCACGGCATCTGAATTGAAAGTCGAGAAAAATCCTAATAAATGGGATGCATTATAAACCGGTGCTTCATCCAGTAAAATCAAATTATGATCTGATGCTCCGCCACGAACATAAAAACCAGAATTTCCTTCACCTGCCGAACTTATTCCTGGTAATAACTGGATCGTCTTTAAAACATCACGCTCTCCAAACAAAACAGGAATATTTTTGATATCCTTTACATTTAATTTCTCGACCCCCATTTGCGGGTTACTGATATTTTCGTTGCGCTTTTCTGCACTTACAATTACCTCCTGTAATTGCGTTGATGATACTAACTGAAAATTCAGTTTAATATCCTTTTTAATATCGAATTTCTGGGAAACCGAACTGTATCCGATATAACTTATTGTAATTTCGTATTGCCCATCCGGAATAGTTATTGAATAAAATCCGTAAGGGTTGGAGATGGTTCCCACTTGTTTTGTACCATCTAATTTAATAGTCGCTCCCACCAAAGTTTCTCCGGTCCCCTGATCGGTTATTATCCCACTTATAGTATGTGTGTTTTGTGCTTTAGCTAGAGTAAAATCGAGAAATAAAATCGCTAAAAGGTAAATGGGTTTAAGTTTTGTAAAAATTTTAAACATAAATAAAGTAAACTGCTTCTATTATAGAATTTATAAGATTTAAACTAGTAATTGAAATACTGCTTTTTATTTGTAAGACGATATTTATGACCATTCGTTACAGTATTTTTATTTTATTTTTCAGTTGCATCTTCTAAATCCATTAAATCTATCATTAATGCATTTGCGGAAATCTGAATTTCTCTAAAAGACAAGAATAACGATATCATTAATAGCAGCAGACTGGCACCAAAAACATATTCTGCAGCTTCCTTCATGTCGTGATATAACAGAAACATACACAGTACACAGGAGAAGAAACTTAAAATACCAAATCCCTGCATGTTTCTTATAAGAAATATGCGCCTTTTTAGATTCTCTAACTGCGCCAAAAGACTTTCCTCTTTATTTTGCAGATACAAAGGCTTTATACTTCTAATAAGATTTGCAAGAGCTAAAAACCTATTTGTATAAGCCAGTAATAGCAATGAAATTGCCGAAAACAACAATGCTGGGGTAGTTAATTCCATATAATAATTTTAACAAATATTCAGTATAGAATGCTCTTTTCCGTTTAAAAAAAATGTTTCATTAATTTTTTTACCAACCAATTTCTGGACCAAGGGAGAGTTAATAGAGATTGTCTTTATTAAATAATTGTCAATCTTAATTTCTCCGATACTTGCTGACACAAACAATTCTCCCAAGGAGGTAGATACTAAAGCCCCCAAAGAAACCTTATTTGTAAAATCTGCCCTTATTCTCGAAAAAATCTCTTTCTGTTTTTGAATTTCGGCCAATTGGCGTTCCAACATATTAATCTCTTGTTGCAACATTTCTCTGGAAGTTTCATATTTATCTCCCATACTACTTTTCGTATCCGTATTAGATTCCCTTAAATTGGCCAGAATTGACTTTAGCTCTTCTTCCTTGGATAAGAGAAGTCCTATTCCAGCATCTACAATCTGCTTTTTATCAACCGACATTACGCAATAAATAAAACTGGGTGAAATTACGGTTTTAGTTTCTTTAAAATTGATTTTGTTCTGGATAAAAGTGCAGCGGAGTTTGAAAGCAGATTTTGTTCCAGGATATTTTTAAGCTCAGGCAATATCCAATCTTCCTGTTCAGAGAGATTATATAGCACATCCAGACAATTACATTTAACTGCCACCGGAGTTTCCGGATCTATCAACCAATCAAAGCTTCCTTCCAGTATCACGTCAAAATTCCCCGGCTTTATGTCTCTTAAACACATTTGTGCAGAATAGGTTACTTCTTTGGCTATCTTAGAATAGTGCCTTTGAGCGCTTTTATTTTTCTGGCGGGAATAATCTTTAAAGAAAAGTGGTTGTACATATTCGAATTCTTCTGGATAATCAAAAAATATATTCTCTAATAGCCAGGCAGACCTGAAAACAACTTGCGGATCTTCATGCTCCAATGTAAGTTCATAAACATCCCTTACTTTCACATATTTTCTATTTGCCTTACGTGTCAACTCACGTATATCGCTTTTGGAATGGTTTTCCTTTAGAACGTCCGCTAACACTTCCTTTGTCAAAACTTCGTTAATTATCAGTTCTGGATCCATACTTCAATTTAACTAACCTTCACTATTTAGCAAAAATATAAACATAAAAAAGCCTATCCGAAATGGGATAGGCTTTTAAAATTTAAATTTAAAATTTCTTAAGCTTCAAAAGGAATTACAGAAACATAAGATTTGTTATCTGCTTTCTTTTTGAAAACCACTTTTCCGTCTACAAGAGCAAACAAAGTGTGGTCTTTACCAACACCTACGTTTTTATCTGCATGATGTAAAGTACCTCTTTGGCGAACGATAATGTTACCAGCAATAGCCGATTGACCACCAAAAATTTTGATACCTAAACGTTTGCTATGTGACTCTCTACCGTTATTCGAGCTACCTGCCCCTTTCTTATGTGCCATTGTTTATATCTTTATGCTAAACTAAAGTTCAACGAGTTAACAACCTAATTTAAAAAATTATATTGAAATATTTTCAATTTGGATTTTAGTAAAGAACTGACGGTGACCGTTTTTCTTTTTGTAACCTTTTCTTCTTTTCTTGTGGAAAATGATTACTTTATCTCCTTTTAAATGAGACACGATTTTAGCAGAAACTTTAGCGCCATTTACCGCAGGAGTTCCTACTGTAAACTTACCTTCATTCTCAACTAACAATACATTGTCAAATTCAACAGTAGCGCCTTCATCACCTTGTAATCTGTGTACAAAAAGATGCTGGTCTTTAGCAACTTTGAATTGCTGTCCTGCTATATTTACTATTGCGTACATTGTTAATATATTTTATATGTTTTTATTTTGAGGTGCAAATATAAGAACTTCATTTATTAAAACAAATGAAATAGCATATATTTCTACTGTTTTGTGCGAGCCTCCGCTTCGTCAATTGTTTTCTCTACTGTCTTTATCAATTGCAAAGCAGCGTCCTTCAGCCTGGTATTTTCATTGAAGTCCGCATCTAATTCTATTGTTTTGCTCTTCCTCTGATAAACAAACTCCAAATAATATCTTGGAGAATCATCCTTTTTTCCCAACATTTTCGCCGGCCAATCCCAAAAACCCAGTTCTGCAGCTTTTCTATGTAAATAAAGCAAATCATCTTTTGACAATTTTACTTTCTTGTTTATAACTGAATCGCTAACTGTAACAAACTGGTAATCCTGTGTTTTTGAATTGTAGCTTTTTTCATATTTCTCACCTACTCCTGCTTTAAGTTCCAAATACTCGAACTCTGCAAATTTATACGGAGCGTTCTTTATCATCTTACCATAATAATAGGTACAGTATAGTACGAAAGGAACTATAATTGTAATCGCTAAAAAGATCTTCTTTGCTTTATCACTCATATTTTTTCTATTTCTTTATTATCCGCATTCTTATCAAATTCTCCTTCCCATTTAGCAACAACTACGGTTGCTAAACAATTCCCCAGTACATTTACTGCAGTTCTCGCCATATCCATCAGCTCGTCTATTCCCAAAATGATAAATATCGGCCAAACAGGCATTCCAAAGGATGCCGCTGTTCCCAATAAAATAACCAAAGAGGCTCTGGGCACACCCGCAACGCCTTTACTTGTCAGCATCAGCGTAAATACAATCAATAGCTGATGTCCAAAACTTATTTCCATTCCAGCAGCCTGAGCTACAAATATAGATGCTAATGACAAATATAACGTTGTTCCATCCAAATTAAAGCTATAACCCGTTGGCATTACAAAAGCTACAATTTTTCTTGGCACACCTATTCTTTCCATTGCCTCCATTGCCCTGGGCAAAGCTGCTTCGGAACTTGTTGTTGCAAAAGCAATGGATATGGGTTCGGCAACTGCCTGTATAAATTTCTTTATTGGAACACCTACTATCAGCGCAATGGGCAGCAAAATTAAAAGAATAAACACAATGAGCGCAAGGTACAATGTCATTAATAAGTGAAATAAATTTATCAATACACCTACTCCCATATGTCCTACGGTATAGGCTATGGCCGCTCCCACACCAATCGGCGCGAAGTACATGACGATGTTGGTGAATTTAAACATCACTTCGGACAAACTTTCGGTAAACTGCACCATCGGTTTTCTTTTGGTTTCCGGTACCAAAACCAAAGCAACTCCAAATATGATGCTGAAAATTACTATTTGCAGTACTTCACCTTCCGCTACGGATTTAGCTATATTCTCCGGAAAAACATGCAACACTACATCATTGAAACTTTGAGCTTTAACTTCTGGCAATGTTTCCAGCATTGCCGGAGGTTGCTTTATTCCCGTACCCGCTTTGGTAATATTTATTGCAGCTAGTCCAATAAATAGCGCTAAAGTAGTTACAATCTCAAAATAGACCAAAGACTTCCAGCCCATCCTCCCCACCTGTTTTAGGTCGGAATGTCCGGCAATTCCGTAAACCAGGGTTCCGAAAAGTAAAGGGGCGACAATCGTCTTTATCATTTTCAAAAAGATCTTACTTAAAACCTGAAGCTTCATCCCGATTTCAGGATAATCGTGGCCTATTTCTACTCCAATAACCATCGATATTAGTATCCAGGCTGTTAATGTCTTCTTTCTTAAACCAAATGCAACCAACCCCGATATGCCAAACCATCTTGTAACGATAGCTGTCTCATTTGATATATTTAAAAGGCCGTAATGGTGGAGAGAGGATATCAATACCGCAATAGTTATAGAAAAGAAGGTAAATATTGCGCCTTTATTTAATTTCATGCAGTATTTTATGTTTAGTGACAAAAATAACTAAATTGTGCAGTTGGACAAATCGAAATGGAGACACCTAAACTGAATACGCTAAAAAAAGAGCTGCAACAGTTATCGGCTTATGAACTTGCTACACACCTTACCAGAATAGCTAAATATAAAACAGAAAATAAAGAGTTACTAAATTTCTTATTGTTTTATCAAAACGATGTTGATGGTTATATTGGCGAAATCAAAGCAATAATATCAGAATCTTTTATCGAACTGAATTATTCCGATTACGCAAAAATAAAACAATTGAGAAAGCTTGTCCGGATAATGAACAAACACATTAAGTTTGTTTCTGACAAACGACAGGAAACAGAGCTTCTTTTATATTTTTGCAATATGTTCATTGAAAAAAGGCTTTACAGAACAAAATTAAAAGCCTTGAAGAATATTTTTGTCCGCCAATATGTAAGAATCGCAAAATGTATAGCTAAAATGGAAGAAGATCTACAATTTGACTATTCCAAAGAATTGGAAAATCTGGAGGAGAAAATAAAAGTGAACAAAATATCCTTTGAATAGCTTATTAATGTAACAAAATCTAATAAAGATTATCTAACGCCTATATTATTTGTATAAATGACAAAAGAACAAGTCTTTAAAGAAATTTTTCAGGCCAATTCAAAGAAGATCTATCATTTATGCTATGGTTATACTAACGATGAGGACAGTGCGAACGATTTGCTACAGGAAACCTTCATAAAAGTTTGGCAAAATTTGGATAAATTCAGGAACCAATCCATGATATCAACATGGATTTACCGCATTGCGGTAAACACTTGTTTGACATATCTGAAAAAAGAAAACAGGCAACCTAAAGATGAACTGACTCCGAACATCATCGAAAATCATAAAGAGGATATTTCTGAAAAAGAGGAACAGGTAAAAACATTGTATAAATGCATTGCTCAGTTAGAAGAAACAGACCGTTTGATTATTACAATGGTAATGGATGAAATACCTTACCCTGAAATTGCGGAGATATCAGGGATTTCGGAGGGGAATTTGAGAGTTAAGATACACAGAATTAAAACCAAGCTTACAGAATTATATAATAAACATGAAAGACTTTGATTCATTATTAAATATCTGGAACAGCCAAAAGACTAATCCTAATATAGATTATAAAGAAGTGATCGAAAGCTATAAAAAGTCGACGGTGCTTTTTAAAAATAAGATATGGACCGAACTTATTGTGATGTTAATTGCAATGTTTGGGATTACATTTTTCTGGATTAAAACGGACTTTACTTATTTTACCACGCATGCCGGAATTTCTTTGATTCTTTGCTGCTGTATGTTTTACATCTATAATCAAATTAAAAGTTTGAAGTCTTTAGAAAATGATTCGCTTTTTGAAAAACCGGAGAAGCATATACAATTTGTAAAAAAATTCCGTAAAACGAGATATAAGCAGAACACCTTAAACTATTATATTTATTCGGCAGGTATCGGAATTGCGATGTTACTATATTTTATCGAATTCTTCAGTTACCTGGATTCGACGCTGATAGTAATTGCTATTTCTTTTTTAATAATCTGGTTTTTAATAACATCTTTTTTCATAAGGAAAGTGTATATCCAAAAAGAAGAAAAGCGTTTTAAAGAAATGCTTGCTGAACTGGAAAGAGTTCAACAACAGCTTTCAGGGGATTAGAAATTTCTAAAGATATTAGATCGTTATCTTTTTTAAAAAAGATTCTTCAAAAAGGTAGAAACATTAAGGGAAACAAATTTTGTTTCCCTTAATGTTTCTTATTTATTTTCTAATTCTGCAAAATGTTTAAAGAACAAAGGAATAGTTTCGATTCCTTTATAATAATTAAAAATATCGTATTTTTCATTTGGCGAGTGAAGATTATCACTATCCAAACCAAATCCCATTAAGACAGTTTTTATTCCCAATTCTTCCTCAAATAAAGCTACAATAGGAATAGAACCTCCGCCTCTTGTTGGTACAGGTGCTTTACCGAAAGATTCTTCAATTGCCTGATAAGCGGCTTGAAAAGCAGGTGAGTCAGTTGGTGTAACATAAGCTGCTCCCCCATGATGTTTGGTTACTTTTACCTTTACGGATTTAGGCGCGATACTTACAAAATGTTCGGTGAATAATTCAGAAATCTTCTCCCAATCTTGCCCCGGCACTAAACGCATAGAAATTTTAGCAAAGGCCTTAGAAGGTAAAACCGTCTTCGCTCCTGCGCCTGTATAACCTCCCCAAAT
This genomic interval from Pseudopedobacter saltans DSM 12145 contains the following:
- a CDS encoding DUF2721 domain-containing protein; its protein translation is MELTTPALLFSAISLLLLAYTNRFLALANLIRSIKPLYLQNKEESLLAQLENLKRRIFLIRNMQGFGILSFFSCVLCMFLLYHDMKEAAEYVFGASLLLLMISLFLSFREIQISANALMIDLMDLEDATEK
- a CDS encoding DUF5320 domain-containing protein yields the protein MSVDKKQIVDAGIGLLLSKEEELKSILANLRESNTDTKSSMGDKYETSREMLQQEINMLERQLAEIQKQKEIFSRIRADFTNKVSLGALVSTSLGELFVSASIGEIKIDNYLIKTISINSPLVQKLVGKKINETFFLNGKEHSILNIC
- the rpmA gene encoding 50S ribosomal protein L27; the protein is MAHKKGAGSSNNGRESHSKRLGIKIFGGQSAIAGNIIVRQRGTLHHADKNVGVGKDHTLFALVDGKVVFKKKADNKSYVSVIPFEA
- the rplU gene encoding 50S ribosomal protein L21, with product MYAIVNIAGQQFKVAKDQHLFVHRLQGDEGATVEFDNVLLVENEGKFTVGTPAVNGAKVSAKIVSHLKGDKVIIFHKKRRKGYKKKNGHRQFFTKIQIENISI
- a CDS encoding dicarboxylate/amino acid:cation symporter, which translates into the protein MKLNKGAIFTFFSITIAVLISSLHHYGLLNISNETAIVTRWFGISGLVAFGLRKKTLTAWILISMVIGVEIGHDYPEIGMKLQVLSKIFLKMIKTIVAPLLFGTLVYGIAGHSDLKQVGRMGWKSLVYFEIVTTLALFIGLAAINITKAGTGIKQPPAMLETLPEVKAQSFNDVVLHVFPENIAKSVAEGEVLQIVIFSIIFGVALVLVPETKRKPMVQFTESLSEVMFKFTNIVMYFAPIGVGAAIAYTVGHMGVGVLINLFHLLMTLYLALIVFILLILLPIALIVGVPIKKFIQAVAEPISIAFATTSSEAALPRAMEAMERIGVPRKIVAFVMPTGYSFNLDGTTLYLSLASIFVAQAAGMEISFGHQLLIVFTLMLTSKGVAGVPRASLVILLGTAASFGMPVWPIFIILGIDELMDMARTAVNVLGNCLATVVVAKWEGEFDKNADNKEIEKI
- a CDS encoding RNA polymerase sigma factor, which codes for MTKEQVFKEIFQANSKKIYHLCYGYTNDEDSANDLLQETFIKVWQNLDKFRNQSMISTWIYRIAVNTCLTYLKKENRQPKDELTPNIIENHKEDISEKEEQVKTLYKCIAQLEETDRLIITMVMDEIPYPEIAEISGISEGNLRVKIHRIKTKLTELYNKHERL